From the genome of Candidatus Binatia bacterium:
ACGACGAAGATGTTCTGGATCTTCTTGTCCACGGCGCACAGCTTGAGCTGGGCGCCGCGCTTGGCGTAGCTCGAATGCCCCGCGATCAGCACGCCCAGCGAGACGCTGTTCATGAACGTCGTCTGCCCCAGGTTGATCAGGAGCTTCTTGTTCCCCGCCTCGGACAACTCCTTGATCTTCCCCGACAGCTCGTCGGTTTCCTTCCCTCCCAGGAGCATCCCCTTGGGCGCCAGGATCGTTACGTCCCCCGACGTACGGACATCGAGACTCATTCTGCCTCCCTGTCGGCGGCTTCTGGCCGCACGGTCGCTATGGTTTCGACCCGGATGACGATGGAGATGACTG
Proteins encoded in this window:
- a CDS encoding STAS domain-containing protein, coding for MSLDVRTSGDVTILAPKGMLLGGKETDELSGKIKELSEAGNKKLLINLGQTTFMNSVSLGVLIAGHSSYAKRGAQLKLCAVDKKIQNIFVVTRLSLVFETYETEEEAIKSFK